A portion of the Lolium rigidum isolate FL_2022 chromosome 1, APGP_CSIRO_Lrig_0.1, whole genome shotgun sequence genome contains these proteins:
- the LOC124689030 gene encoding glucose-6-phosphate/phosphate translocator 2, chloroplastic-like, with product MIPAVKLSPASVAFSGTNLRSKSALVPSVSSLKPTKSAACSLRPLYLAPLNGPHTSELKPRRQQLEFQCAASAADDKESKAEVVPAPSEAAAKLKISIYFATWWALNVIFNIYNKKVLNAFPYPWLTSTLSLACGSAMMLFSWATRLVEAPNTDADFWKALFPVAVAHTIGHVAATVSMSKVAVSFTHIIKSAEPAFSVLVSRFILGESFPMPVYLSLLPIIGGCGLAAATELNFNMIGFMGAMISNLAFVFRNIFSKRGMKGKSVSGMNYYACLSIMSLVILTPFAIAMEGPQMWAAGWQTALKEVGPNVLWWIAAQSVFYHLYNQVSYMSLDQISPLTFSIGNTMKRISVIVSSIIIFRTPVRPVNALGAAIAIFGTFLYSQAKQ from the exons ATgatacctgctgtgaagctctctCCGGCCTCCGTCGCCTTCTCTGGCACCAATCTACGGTCTAAATCAGCTTTGGTCCCGTCTGTTTCCAGTCTCAAACCGACCAAATCCGCGGCCTGCTCCCTTAGACCACTCTACCTTGCACCGTTAAATGGCCCACACACTTCTGAGCTGAAGCCCCGGAGGCAGCAGCTTGAGTTCCAGTGTGCGGCTTCTGCGGCTGATGACAAGGAGTCCAAGGCTGAGGTGGTGCCGGCCCCCTCAGAAGCAGCGGCAAAGTTGAAGATCTCAATCTATTTTGCGACGTGGTGGGCGCTTAATGTCATCTTTAACATCTATAACAAGAAGGTTCTCAATGCTTTCCCGTATCCCTGGCTCACATCCACACTATCCCTCGCATGCGGCTCAGCGATGATGCTCTTCTCATGGGCCACCCGCCTAGTTGAGGCCCCCAACACTGATGCAGATTTCTGGAAAGCGCTCTTCCCG GTTGCCGTTGCTCATACTATTGGGCACGTTGCTGCGACAGTGAGCATGTCAAAGGTGGCAGTGTCATTCACACACATTATCAAGAGTGCTGAGCCTGCGTTCAGTGTTCTGGTGTCAAGGTTCATTCTTGGAGAATCGTTTCCGATGCCTGTATACCTTTCTCTTCTCCCAATCATTGGTGGTTGTGGTTTAGCTGCTGCCACAGAGCTGAACTTTAATATGATTG GATTTATGGGTGCCATGATATCAAATCTTGCATTTGTTTTCCGCAACATCTTTTCGAAGAGAGGCATGAAGGGGAAGTCTGTCAGTGGCATGAATTACTACGCTTGCCTTTCAATTATGTCCCTGGTCATACTCACACCATTTGCTATTGCTATGGAAGGCCCCCAAATGTGGGCTGCTGGTTGGCAAACGGCCCTTAAAGAAGTTGGCCCCAATGTTCTCTG GTGGATTGCTGCACAGAGCGTTTTCTACCACTTGTATAACCAGGTGTCCTACATGTCTCTGGATCAGATTTCTCCATTGACGTTTAGCATCGGCAACACAATGAAGCGCATATCAGTTATTGTTTCGTCAATCATTATCTTCCGTACACCTGTCCGCCCTGTCAATGCGCTGGGAGCTGCCATTGCTATCTTTGGCACATTCCTGTATTCTCAG GCAAAGCAGTGA